Proteins encoded together in one Gemmatimonadota bacterium DH-78 window:
- a CDS encoding MBL fold metallo-hydrolase, with amino-acid sequence MKLTFLGSGTSFGVPVIGCGCRVCHSADPRDRRTRSGALVEVGDRSLLIDAPPELRLQLVAAGVSRLDEVWITHPHADHVHGLDDLRIFSVRSGRDLPVHLAEEHAGEIRRRFSYAFDGTPAHSGTTKPQLRLHPFAPGAEVRVLDRPVRPLPVPHGSMTVYGLRVGSLGYVTDGKRLPPPVLESLRGVKVLVLNALWWGDPHPTHFNVEEAIEAARTVGAERTFLTHLTHRVGHAELAARLPDGIEPAHDGLVVDL; translated from the coding sequence TTGAAGCTGACCTTCCTGGGGTCCGGCACCTCGTTCGGGGTTCCGGTGATCGGGTGCGGGTGCAGGGTGTGTCACTCCGCCGATCCCCGGGATCGACGGACGCGATCCGGCGCCCTGGTCGAGGTCGGCGATCGCTCGCTGCTGATCGACGCCCCACCCGAGCTGCGCCTGCAACTGGTGGCGGCCGGGGTCTCGCGGCTCGACGAGGTGTGGATCACGCACCCCCACGCCGACCACGTGCACGGCCTCGACGACCTGCGCATCTTCTCGGTGCGCTCCGGCCGCGACCTTCCCGTCCATCTGGCCGAGGAGCACGCGGGGGAGATCCGTCGCCGCTTCTCGTACGCCTTCGACGGCACGCCGGCGCACAGCGGCACCACGAAACCCCAGCTCCGCCTGCACCCCTTCGCGCCCGGCGCGGAGGTGCGGGTGCTCGACCGCCCCGTCCGTCCTCTTCCGGTGCCGCACGGGTCGATGACGGTGTATGGACTCCGGGTGGGCTCCCTCGGGTACGTGACCGACGGCAAGCGGCTGCCGCCGCCGGTTCTGGAGTCGCTGCGAGGGGTGAAGGTGCTCGTGTTGAACGCGCTGTGGTGGGGCGATCCGCACCCCACCCACTTCAATGTGGAGGAGGCGATCGAGGCCGCCCGCACGGTGGGGGCCGAGCGCACCTTCCTCACGCACCTCACCCACCGGGTGGGGCACGCCGAGCTCGCCGCCCGACTGCCCGACGGGATCGAGCCCGCGCACGACGGACTCGTCGTCGACCTCTGA
- a CDS encoding N-acetylmuramoyl-L-alanine amidase: MSGRRLAGSALLCAALAAPASAQLPGAGVSVPSPASDPVRVVVIDPGHGGHDPGSVGPEGIEEKDVALAAGLALARALDTIPDLEVHLIRDRDVSIPVWERGDIATRLKGDRPGVMVSIHVNALDDPGTRGVETYFLSQARTDHERRVAALENAPADAPGDGGVIRYDDPGLAFILNELRNLDYMHWSSDLAALVQDGLAEVHPGRNRGVKQAPLAVITNALMPSVLVELGFITNPAEEQLLADPDFHQDAAQAMAGALVEFFRRYPPGGGTRRDEP; the protein is encoded by the coding sequence GTGAGCGGCCGGCGACTCGCGGGGAGCGCGCTTCTGTGCGCGGCTCTGGCCGCGCCGGCGTCCGCACAGCTTCCCGGCGCCGGGGTTTCGGTGCCCTCTCCGGCGAGCGACCCCGTCCGTGTGGTGGTCATCGATCCCGGTCACGGGGGGCACGATCCCGGCAGCGTGGGGCCGGAGGGCATCGAGGAGAAGGACGTGGCGCTCGCGGCGGGTCTCGCCCTCGCACGGGCGCTCGACACGATCCCCGACCTCGAGGTGCACCTGATCCGCGACCGCGACGTCTCGATTCCCGTGTGGGAGCGGGGCGACATCGCGACCCGGCTCAAGGGCGATCGCCCCGGCGTGATGGTGTCGATCCATGTGAACGCCCTCGACGACCCGGGCACGCGCGGGGTGGAAACCTACTTCCTCTCGCAGGCGCGGACCGACCACGAGCGCCGGGTCGCGGCCCTCGAGAACGCCCCCGCCGATGCGCCGGGAGACGGCGGTGTGATCCGGTACGACGACCCCGGTCTCGCCTTCATCCTCAACGAGCTGCGCAATCTCGACTACATGCACTGGTCGTCGGATCTCGCGGCGCTGGTGCAGGACGGGCTCGCCGAGGTCCATCCCGGTCGCAACCGGGGGGTCAAGCAGGCGCCGCTGGCCGTGATCACCAACGCGCTGATGCCCAGCGTGCTGGTGGAGCTGGGCTTCATCACCAACCCGGCCGAGGAGCAGCTCCTCGCCGATCCGGACTTCCATCAGGACGCCGCCCAGGCGATGGCCGGGGCGCTCGTGGAGTTCTTTCGCCGCTACCCGCCCGGCGGAGGCACGCGGCGCGACGAGCCGTGA
- a CDS encoding dihydroorotate dehydrogenase, with protein MTLRPAEVFRVAFQNPVLLAAGTCGFGRELSGVVDLEALGGMVTKSITMAPRAGNPAPRVAEFDAGMVNSIGLANPGMERARDDKLPWLAEHLRRARVLVSVAGHTVEEYVELVRGMEAADGFAAFEINLSCPNDQRLGGRAFSLDRDALTAVIGRCRAETSRPLIAKLAPNDPDLVDTARAAVDAGADGLTLINTLPGRLLDPGDGHPRIGAGQGGMSGPALRPVGVHAVNAVAGAVDVPLIGVGGILNADHALEYLHAGASLVQVGTASFAAPRAAERIARDLARRRDLPAPWGASGRGGPSHASPGSNPAAVPSTEPV; from the coding sequence ATGACGCTGCGCCCCGCCGAGGTGTTCCGGGTCGCCTTCCAGAACCCCGTTCTGCTCGCCGCGGGCACCTGTGGCTTCGGTCGCGAACTGTCGGGGGTGGTGGATCTCGAGGCGCTCGGCGGCATGGTCACCAAGTCGATCACCATGGCGCCCCGGGCCGGCAATCCGGCGCCGCGCGTGGCGGAGTTCGACGCCGGGATGGTCAACTCCATCGGCCTCGCGAACCCGGGCATGGAGAGGGCGCGCGACGACAAGCTCCCCTGGCTCGCCGAGCACCTGCGCCGGGCGAGGGTCCTGGTCAGCGTTGCGGGGCACACCGTGGAGGAGTACGTGGAGCTCGTGCGCGGAATGGAGGCGGCGGACGGCTTCGCGGCCTTCGAGATCAACCTGTCGTGTCCGAACGATCAGCGACTCGGAGGGCGGGCGTTCTCACTCGACCGCGACGCCCTCACGGCGGTGATCGGCCGGTGTCGAGCCGAAACGAGCCGTCCGCTGATCGCCAAGCTCGCCCCCAACGACCCCGATCTGGTCGACACGGCGCGGGCCGCCGTCGACGCCGGGGCCGATGGCCTCACCCTGATCAATACCCTGCCGGGGCGCCTGCTCGACCCGGGCGACGGCCATCCGAGGATCGGGGCGGGGCAGGGCGGCATGAGCGGACCGGCGCTGCGGCCGGTGGGGGTGCACGCCGTGAACGCCGTGGCGGGCGCCGTCGATGTGCCGCTGATCGGGGTCGGGGGCATTCTCAACGCCGACCACGCCCTCGAGTACCTCCACGCCGGGGCGAGCCTCGTGCAGGTGGGCACGGCCTCGTTCGCGGCGCCGCGGGCCGCCGAGCGCATCGCTCGCGACCTCGCCCGCCGACGCGACCTGCCCGCCCCCTGGGGTGCGTCCGGCCGGGGCGGACCCTCGCACGCCTCCCCGGGGTCCAACCCTGCGGCAGTCCCCTCCACCGAACCCGTCTGA
- the pyk gene encoding pyruvate kinase → MLRTKIVCTIGPATSSPEVVEGLVRGGLDMARINMSHGSHEHHREAVERIRAAARKAGRPVPILVDLSGPKIRVGALAQPIELVEGERVVFAPEGQAAEGEIPTGYAGLAGDVGPGQQVLLDDGHLEIRCVETDGVRATFEVVRGGLLKSRKGINLPEVDVSVPSLTEKDLEDLEFALDIGAEYISLSFVRRASDMADLRSRVQGRALLVAKIEKAQALREIRGILAESDAVMVARGDLGVELPFERVPLAQKRIIQMANYYGRPVITATQMLESMIDSPRPTRAEASDVANAILDGTDAVMLSGETAVGSYPLQAVEALRRIAGEIEGSGVLEYGPRYVTAIDDDDPRAGASAREHAVAAATVDAARQLRAPALITITRSGFSARLVSSYRPSAPIFAVCTDPITFTQMAAVWGVRPLLATEEEVSYEALTEFGRRAVIDSGVGRVGQAIVVTAGYPFHTSGSTNTMRVEQL, encoded by the coding sequence ATGCTCCGTACCAAGATCGTCTGCACCATCGGGCCGGCCACCTCGTCACCGGAGGTCGTCGAAGGCCTCGTCCGAGGTGGGCTGGACATGGCCCGCATCAACATGTCGCACGGCTCGCACGAGCATCACCGGGAGGCGGTCGAACGCATCCGGGCCGCCGCGCGCAAGGCGGGGCGGCCCGTCCCGATCCTCGTCGACCTGTCGGGGCCCAAGATCCGGGTGGGCGCCCTGGCCCAGCCGATCGAGCTGGTGGAGGGCGAGCGCGTGGTGTTCGCGCCCGAGGGCCAGGCGGCCGAGGGCGAGATCCCCACCGGCTACGCTGGACTGGCCGGCGACGTGGGACCGGGCCAGCAGGTGCTCCTCGACGACGGGCACCTCGAGATCCGCTGCGTGGAGACCGACGGAGTGCGGGCCACCTTCGAGGTGGTGCGCGGAGGGCTCCTGAAGAGCCGCAAGGGCATCAACCTGCCCGAGGTCGACGTCAGCGTCCCGTCGCTCACCGAGAAGGATCTGGAGGACCTCGAGTTCGCGCTCGACATCGGCGCCGAGTACATCTCGCTCTCCTTCGTGCGCCGCGCCTCCGACATGGCCGACCTCCGCTCGCGCGTGCAGGGTCGCGCCCTGCTGGTCGCCAAGATCGAGAAGGCCCAGGCGCTGCGCGAGATCCGGGGCATTCTCGCCGAGAGCGACGCCGTCATGGTCGCTCGCGGGGACCTGGGCGTCGAGCTCCCCTTCGAGCGCGTGCCGCTGGCGCAGAAGCGCATCATTCAGATGGCCAATTACTACGGCCGCCCGGTGATCACCGCCACGCAGATGCTCGAGTCGATGATCGACTCGCCCCGGCCGACCCGCGCCGAGGCCTCCGACGTGGCCAACGCGATCCTCGACGGCACCGATGCCGTCATGCTCTCGGGCGAGACGGCGGTCGGCTCGTACCCGCTGCAGGCGGTGGAGGCTCTCCGGCGCATCGCCGGCGAGATCGAGGGCAGCGGGGTGCTCGAGTACGGACCCCGGTACGTGACGGCGATCGACGACGACGACCCGCGGGCGGGAGCGAGTGCTCGCGAGCACGCGGTGGCCGCCGCCACCGTCGACGCCGCCCGGCAGCTGCGCGCCCCGGCGCTGATCACGATCACCCGCAGCGGCTTCTCGGCCCGCCTCGTGTCGAGCTATCGACCCTCGGCGCCGATCTTCGCCGTCTGCACCGACCCCATCACCTTCACGCAGATGGCCGCGGTGTGGGGTGTGCGACCGTTGCTCGCGACCGAGGAAGAGGTGTCGTACGAGGCCCTGACCGAGTTCGGCCGCCGGGCGGTGATCGACTCGGGCGTGGGCAGGGTGGGGCAGGCGATCGTCGTCACCGCCGGCTACCCGTTCCACACCTCCGGCAGCACCAACACGATGCGGGTCGAGCAGCTTTGA
- the pyrF gene encoding orotidine-5'-phosphate decarboxylase: MAELIVPLDQPGIDDALRLVDELGDGVDFYKVGLELFTRAGPEVVRLLKERGRKVFLDLKLLDIPNTVAGAVRAAAALEVDLLTVHATGGTAMLEAAAQASAGRVRLLAVTVLTSFSSDELAEVWSRPVDDVAAEVERLGALARRCGIDGLVSSAHEVAALRAALGPEAILVTPGIRLTGGAAHDQTRIATPERAVRDGADHLVVGRAITAAADRREALRQVRASMRAGAGAAE; this comes from the coding sequence GTGGCCGAACTCATCGTTCCCCTCGATCAACCCGGCATCGACGACGCCCTCCGGCTCGTCGACGAGCTCGGCGACGGCGTCGATTTCTACAAGGTCGGGCTCGAGCTCTTCACCCGCGCGGGCCCCGAGGTGGTGCGCCTGCTGAAGGAGCGGGGCCGGAAGGTCTTTCTCGATCTCAAGCTGCTCGACATTCCCAACACGGTGGCCGGGGCGGTTCGGGCCGCCGCCGCGCTCGAGGTGGATCTGCTCACGGTACACGCCACCGGGGGCACGGCCATGCTCGAGGCGGCCGCGCAGGCCTCGGCCGGTCGGGTGCGCCTGCTCGCGGTGACGGTGCTCACCTCCTTCTCGTCGGACGAGCTCGCCGAGGTGTGGAGCCGGCCGGTCGACGACGTGGCCGCCGAGGTGGAGCGGCTGGGCGCGCTCGCGCGGAGGTGCGGGATCGACGGGCTCGTGTCGTCGGCGCACGAAGTGGCGGCGCTCCGCGCGGCCCTCGGCCCCGAGGCGATCCTCGTCACCCCGGGGATTCGACTCACCGGGGGCGCGGCCCACGATCAGACGCGGATCGCCACCCCCGAGCGGGCGGTCCGCGACGGCGCCGATCACCTCGTGGTGGGGCGCGCGATCACCGCCGCCGCCGATCGTCGCGAGGCGCTCCGCCAGGTGCGCGCGTCGATGCGGGCCGGAGCCGGGGCCGCCGAATGA
- a CDS encoding YihY/virulence factor BrkB family protein — protein MTPPTRATTIGPSGPWHIRAGEFLRRVLQKADEDLIFFMAGAISFNVLVAFVPLLLFAVGVSGMVLSARFVDPTALVVDLLQRSVPVTQGDLDLAQAVRDQVTALLDQRTGFTLVGAGLLVWFSTRLVGTLRTALRQIFDMPVGRSIVRGKLFDIQAVLVGGLLLLVNVGLTTALQAAETYGVALLGIEGSALTAVESLFAQALAFGSIWVLFLGVYRYLPVRPIPWSTAVVAATFTAVLHEVLKAGFGWYVTGVANYRTTYGNLITLAVLFFWIYYEAIGFILGGEVAQVWTMRRARRIQLRSVRTEGDDDA, from the coding sequence GTGACCCCGCCGACCCGGGCCACGACGATCGGGCCGTCCGGTCCGTGGCACATCCGCGCGGGGGAGTTTCTCCGGCGGGTGCTCCAGAAGGCCGACGAAGACCTCATCTTCTTCATGGCGGGGGCGATCAGCTTCAATGTGCTGGTCGCCTTCGTGCCCCTCCTGCTGTTCGCGGTCGGAGTGTCGGGCATGGTGCTGTCGGCCCGGTTCGTGGATCCCACCGCCCTGGTGGTCGATCTGCTCCAGCGGTCGGTGCCGGTCACCCAGGGGGATCTCGATCTGGCGCAGGCGGTTCGCGATCAGGTGACGGCCCTCCTCGACCAGCGCACCGGATTCACCCTCGTGGGTGCGGGCCTTCTCGTCTGGTTCAGCACCCGGCTGGTGGGCACGCTGCGCACCGCCCTCCGCCAGATCTTCGACATGCCGGTGGGCCGGAGCATCGTCCGCGGCAAGCTGTTCGACATCCAGGCGGTGCTGGTCGGCGGGCTCCTGCTGCTCGTGAACGTGGGGCTCACGACCGCGCTTCAGGCGGCCGAGACCTACGGGGTGGCCCTGTTGGGCATCGAGGGATCGGCGCTCACCGCCGTCGAGAGCCTGTTCGCACAGGCGCTCGCCTTCGGGTCGATCTGGGTGCTCTTCCTGGGGGTGTACCGCTATCTTCCCGTCCGCCCGATTCCCTGGTCCACCGCGGTGGTGGCCGCCACCTTCACGGCGGTGCTGCACGAGGTGCTCAAGGCGGGCTTCGGATGGTATGTCACGGGGGTGGCCAACTACCGGACCACCTACGGCAATCTGATCACCCTCGCGGTGCTGTTCTTCTGGATCTATTACGAGGCGATCGGGTTTATCTTGGGTGGAGAGGTGGCGCAGGTGTGGACCATGCGCCGAGCCCGCAGAATTCAGCTTCGATCGGTTCGAACCGAAGGAGACGACGACGCATGA
- the smpB gene encoding SsrA-binding protein SmpB: MTDSSGRKIVASNRKARHEYEILDTVEAGIVLKGPEVKSIRDGKVAFQDAFARVDGGELWLHSFHISPYEQANRFNVDPLRSRKLLLRKDEIRRLAAKVEEKGLTLVPLDLYFRRGVAKMTLAVGRGRKLHDKREKLKKQTQEREARRAVERAR, translated from the coding sequence ATGACCGATTCCTCCGGACGGAAGATCGTCGCCTCCAACCGCAAGGCCCGGCACGAGTACGAGATCCTCGACACGGTCGAGGCCGGCATCGTGCTCAAGGGGCCCGAGGTGAAGTCGATCCGCGACGGCAAGGTGGCCTTCCAGGACGCCTTCGCGCGGGTGGACGGGGGCGAGCTGTGGCTCCACTCCTTCCACATCTCGCCCTACGAGCAGGCCAACCGCTTCAACGTCGACCCGCTGCGCTCCCGCAAGCTCCTGCTCCGCAAGGACGAGATCCGCAGGCTCGCGGCCAAGGTCGAGGAGAAGGGGCTCACCCTCGTGCCGCTCGATCTCTACTTCCGTCGCGGGGTGGCCAAGATGACGCTCGCGGTCGGACGCGGCCGGAAGCTGCACGACAAGCGCGAGAAGCTGAAGAAGCAGACGCAGGAGCGCGAGGCTCGGCGGGCGGTGGAGCGGGCCCGGTGA
- a CDS encoding tetratricopeptide repeat protein: MRGFRSAVALVGAALAGSCVYLNSLYNARRSFDEGERARVEGRSAEAQAAYDDAIRKASASFRKDPSGSWADDALYLLGRAYLGRGADARAVDALEEAIERSESDELRSRARFRLGSALTRVGAFDRALPLLDSAAIDPHLDDQVGEVRLERARLLLAQGRLGEAAFDLLRAEELDPSLTVEVEFERLEAGIVHDDPPQAVAAVDALLHEPRAEVFADSIGSLVRAAARRWGPGGAADLLAPVRTGDWPQQSRDRLLLQRIALLAEAGDTLAVESEAGWAAQGTTAGAESARLVLARIRLRRTEEVAALDRIRVVLLPAAGNPEVARLVADIRRVEVLDDWGRVEDPVAWFVAAEMARDRLDAPRLARGLFLRFASEAGDSPWAGKAVLAALATTPDPRSDPALRSGLEARTADPYVARARARSSAGSSLGDLEARLNQIVVTLLSRADAEVQRRDLFLRGVDTLSQSPELR; encoded by the coding sequence GTGAGGGGCTTCCGGAGTGCCGTCGCCCTCGTCGGCGCGGCGCTCGCCGGGAGCTGCGTGTACCTGAACAGCCTCTACAACGCCCGCCGCAGCTTCGACGAAGGGGAGCGGGCCCGGGTCGAGGGCCGTTCGGCGGAGGCCCAGGCCGCCTACGACGACGCCATTCGCAAGGCTTCGGCCAGCTTCCGAAAGGACCCGTCCGGGTCGTGGGCCGACGACGCCCTCTATCTTCTGGGGCGGGCCTACCTGGGTCGCGGCGCCGATGCGCGCGCCGTCGACGCCCTCGAGGAGGCGATCGAGCGCAGCGAGAGCGACGAGCTGCGGAGCCGTGCCCGCTTTCGGCTCGGGAGCGCACTCACCCGGGTCGGTGCCTTCGACCGGGCGCTGCCGCTGCTCGACAGCGCGGCGATCGACCCCCATCTCGACGACCAGGTCGGCGAGGTGCGCCTCGAGCGGGCCCGCCTCCTGCTGGCCCAGGGCCGGCTGGGCGAGGCGGCCTTCGATCTCCTGCGGGCCGAAGAGCTGGATCCGTCGCTCACCGTCGAGGTGGAGTTCGAGCGGCTCGAGGCGGGCATCGTGCACGACGACCCGCCCCAGGCGGTGGCCGCCGTCGACGCGCTCCTCCACGAGCCCCGCGCCGAGGTCTTCGCCGATTCGATCGGGTCGCTCGTGCGCGCGGCCGCACGCCGGTGGGGACCGGGCGGCGCGGCCGACCTGCTCGCGCCCGTCCGCACCGGGGACTGGCCCCAGCAGTCCCGCGACCGTCTGCTGCTCCAGCGCATCGCGCTGCTCGCCGAGGCGGGCGACACCCTCGCGGTGGAGTCGGAGGCGGGGTGGGCCGCCCAGGGCACCACCGCCGGGGCGGAGAGCGCCCGGCTGGTGCTCGCGCGCATCCGGCTCCGGCGCACCGAAGAGGTGGCGGCCCTCGACCGCATTCGGGTGGTGCTGCTGCCCGCGGCGGGCAACCCGGAGGTCGCTCGACTGGTGGCCGACATCCGCCGCGTGGAGGTGCTCGACGATTGGGGGCGGGTGGAGGATCCGGTGGCCTGGTTCGTGGCCGCCGAGATGGCGCGCGACCGGCTCGACGCCCCCCGGCTGGCGCGCGGACTGTTCCTGCGCTTCGCCAGCGAGGCGGGCGACAGCCCGTGGGCCGGCAAGGCGGTGCTGGCCGCGCTGGCGACCACCCCCGACCCCCGCAGTGATCCGGCACTGCGGTCGGGTCTGGAGGCGCGCACCGCAGACCCCTACGTTGCGCGGGCCCGGGCGCGATCCTCCGCCGGGTCCTCCCTCGGTGACCTGGAGGCTCGTCTGAACCAGATCGTCGTCACTCTGCTCTCCCGCGCCGACGCCGAGGTGCAGCGCCGCGACCTCTTCCTGCGTGGAGTCGATACCCTGTCCCAATCCCCGGAGCTCCGATGA
- a CDS encoding YtxH domain-containing protein, whose translation MRDHDDTPYIVIEKDSSSGMASFVLGALVGAGVALLLAPRSGEETQALIRDRALDIKGTAEDRVRDAQRQLEARLDEARAGVQTRVERVREAVDAGRDAAREARSELETRLEKSKAAYRAGIDAAREVAAEDPIGEASD comes from the coding sequence ATGCGCGACCACGACGACACGCCCTACATCGTCATCGAGAAGGATTCTTCGTCCGGAATGGCCTCCTTCGTTCTGGGGGCCCTGGTCGGGGCCGGCGTCGCCCTCCTGCTCGCGCCCCGCTCGGGCGAGGAGACGCAGGCCCTGATCCGCGACCGCGCGCTCGACATCAAGGGCACCGCGGAAGACCGCGTCCGCGACGCGCAGCGCCAGCTCGAGGCCCGCCTCGACGAGGCGCGCGCCGGGGTGCAGACCCGTGTGGAGCGCGTGCGAGAGGCGGTGGATGCCGGTCGCGACGCCGCCCGCGAGGCGCGCTCGGAGCTCGAGACCCGCCTGGAGAAGAGCAAGGCCGCCTACCGCGCCGGCATCGACGCCGCGCGCGAGGTCGCCGCCGAGGACCCGATCGGCGAGGCGTCAGACTGA
- a CDS encoding L,D-transpeptidase: MKTLVRATLPLALAAAPLAGQGVLEFDGSPLVYEDRILEREHDADRSLVHSEDRYVVVHLAENRVFVFEGERAIWSAPAGTGDGFRLETSTHSWDFSTPKGMFKIKRMEKDPVWQAPDWWYVENNRPIPAYDHPSRFHPGEMGNSAVYLGDGLAIHGTRYPNLLLNPDPEARRVSHGCIRLTNESARELMHLVDVGATVLVY, encoded by the coding sequence ATGAAGACTCTGGTGCGAGCCACTCTCCCTCTCGCGCTCGCCGCCGCGCCGCTGGCGGGGCAGGGGGTGCTCGAGTTCGACGGCAGTCCGCTGGTGTACGAGGATCGCATTCTCGAACGCGAGCACGATGCCGATCGGTCGCTGGTGCACAGCGAGGACCGCTACGTGGTGGTGCACCTCGCGGAGAATCGCGTCTTCGTGTTCGAGGGCGAGCGGGCGATCTGGTCGGCCCCGGCCGGTACGGGCGACGGCTTCCGGCTCGAGACGTCCACGCACTCGTGGGACTTCTCCACGCCGAAGGGCATGTTCAAGATCAAGCGGATGGAGAAGGACCCGGTCTGGCAGGCACCGGACTGGTGGTACGTGGAGAACAACCGGCCGATTCCCGCCTACGACCACCCGTCGCGCTTCCACCCCGGGGAGATGGGCAACAGCGCCGTCTACCTCGGTGACGGTCTCGCCATCCACGGCACGCGGTATCCGAATCTGCTGCTCAATCCCGACCCCGAGGCGCGACGCGTCTCGCACGGGTGCATTCGCCTCACCAACGAGTCGGCGCGCGAACTCATGCACCTGGTGGACGTCGGAGCCACCGTTCTGGTCTACTGA
- a CDS encoding glucose-6-phosphate isomerase (catalyzes the formation of D-fructose 6-phosphate from D-glucose 6-phosphate), translating to MSLPILDLNNVLAPALAEGGLDPARLEVGGDLQRRFADAHEVFERRRAAGDLGFLDLPFDRETAGRVAEVAEGFGQWFEDVVVLGIGGSGLGAVALREALLVPAWNERSDEVREYHPRLHVVDNPDPRTVHALFERIDPRRALFVVISKSGSTAETMALYLVARARVAAVVEAEQVRGHFLFVTDPERGALRTLAEAEGIPTLPVPANVGGRFSVLSSVGLLPAAVCGIDIDELLAGAAAMVEACRGTDLRANPAAALATVLWAADTELDLPIHVLMAYADRLRAFTLWFQQLWAESLGKVRGDGHVGPTPLPAVGATDQHAQVQLFMEGPRDKIVVFLAVDGSGVEVEVPDLHPDVETMAYLGGAGLGTLLDAERRATTEALRLRSRPSITLEAGSADARSFGALIMLFEIATVYAGGLYGVDPLDQPGVELGKRLTYALMGRHGYEAPDVPEVDERWRIGGTSG from the coding sequence ATGAGCCTGCCCATTCTCGATCTGAACAACGTGCTCGCGCCGGCCCTGGCCGAGGGCGGCCTCGACCCCGCCCGCCTCGAGGTCGGGGGCGATCTGCAGCGACGCTTCGCCGATGCCCACGAGGTGTTCGAACGGCGACGGGCCGCGGGCGACCTCGGCTTTCTCGACCTGCCCTTCGACCGGGAGACGGCGGGGCGGGTGGCCGAGGTGGCCGAGGGCTTCGGACAGTGGTTCGAAGACGTGGTGGTGCTCGGGATCGGCGGCTCGGGGCTCGGTGCGGTGGCGCTGCGCGAGGCGCTGCTCGTGCCCGCGTGGAACGAGCGCTCCGACGAGGTGCGGGAGTATCACCCGCGGCTGCACGTGGTGGACAACCCCGATCCGCGCACGGTGCACGCGCTCTTCGAGCGGATCGACCCGAGGCGGGCGCTCTTCGTGGTCATCAGCAAGTCGGGGTCGACGGCCGAGACGATGGCCCTCTACCTCGTGGCCCGCGCCCGGGTGGCCGCGGTGGTCGAAGCCGAGCAGGTGCGCGGCCACTTCCTCTTCGTGACCGACCCCGAGAGGGGGGCGCTGCGGACGCTCGCCGAGGCCGAGGGCATTCCGACGCTGCCGGTGCCGGCCAACGTGGGGGGGCGGTTTTCCGTGCTGTCGTCGGTGGGACTCCTCCCGGCCGCCGTCTGCGGGATCGACATCGACGAGCTGCTGGCCGGGGCGGCGGCGATGGTCGAGGCCTGCCGGGGCACCGATCTGCGCGCGAACCCCGCGGCGGCACTGGCGACCGTGCTCTGGGCGGCCGACACCGAACTCGATCTGCCGATCCACGTGCTGATGGCCTACGCCGACCGGCTCCGGGCCTTCACCCTCTGGTTCCAGCAGCTCTGGGCGGAGTCGCTGGGAAAAGTTCGCGGAGACGGGCACGTCGGGCCCACCCCCCTGCCTGCCGTCGGGGCTACCGATCAGCACGCGCAGGTGCAGCTGTTCATGGAGGGCCCGCGCGACAAGATCGTGGTGTTTCTCGCCGTCGACGGGTCGGGGGTCGAGGTGGAGGTGCCCGATCTGCACCCCGACGTGGAGACCATGGCCTACCTCGGCGGCGCCGGACTCGGCACCCTGCTCGACGCGGAGCGCCGGGCCACCACCGAGGCACTTCGTCTGCGGTCCCGCCCGTCGATCACCCTCGAGGCGGGGAGTGCCGACGCCCGCTCCTTCGGAGCGCTGATCATGCTCTTCGAAATCGCCACCGTGTACGCCGGCGGGCTGTACGGAGTGGACCCTCTCGACCAGCCGGGGGTGGAACTCGGTAAGCGCCTCACCTACGCACTGATGGGGCGCCACGGCTACGAGGCGCCGGACGTTCCCGAGGTCGACGAGCGCTGGCGCATCGGCGGCACTTCCGGGTAG